The nucleotide sequence GAATGACCGAGAGTTGCGCATTATGTGTACGTACCCTTAGTGCAATTATTTCCTAATAAAACTTATCTCGAGAGGGGACGAGCATTGGCGCTGTACTGCTCGATATTGTTATAGCCATGCCAAGTCACCAGGAAGACTTGCGCGATAAATATAGACACATACGTCGCACAAGTTGCTTACCCCTTTTTATTTCGTTACAGCAATAGCTATATCAGTAGAAAATCGCATTGCAATTTGAATgattaaattaaaagaaacGCGTGTGATACACCATACCGGATTAATCAAAAggaacaaaatatttacatttaatttttcgtaGATTTTTTGTACGAAGATAGGAATTGAATAAATGTGGGCTCAAGTTTGGtacaaaacttttttattcgtGCATGATTTGTATGCTTAGTAACTCTAATCGAACAATAATAACCTGCCTGTCGCATTTCAGATCGAAAACCATACTTAATACTGGCTATAAAAAATCTAGAGTAAAAGTATTTAAAACTATGAGCGTATTCGTCCACTTAGCTTATTATAACAAACATTTATGTACGTAAAAAAGATTAGTTTACAGAAATTGATTCTTCCAGTGCCCCAAAGGCTGTATGTTGGACAGTTCATCAACGTAAAGTTAAAACAGTAATTTTACACATGCTACATCATCATTCGAATTAAGAAGTtcgtaaaaatttgtttgccCTTAAAGGAGATTGTATTCTGCCTCATACACTAATTGAGCCTTTCGATTGCTTTCTATCAACTATTTCTTCAACGACGAATGTCTTCTTTACAATATTCTACGAAAATTCATCTTCTATAATATAGGCCAGACTCAAAGGAAAACGGAGCCGTGATAATTAAAGCAGCGATCGTTCAAGTTCAAATGCGAAGATACAGCATAAAGAGAAAGAATATTGCGAGCGACGATATTGTATCCGTTCTAATACGAAATCATGACGTAGTCCGTGCGAAAACCGCGGCGGTCGACCGCGTACTGATTGTCTGCCTGACACTCGTAGTAGCCGGCGTCTTTCTGCGTCGCCGGGTCTATCTCCATTTTCGACTTTATCGTGTCGTTTCCCATGGGCCACTCGTGAACCTAAAATGagttaaaacttttatttgttGTCATAATAACGTGTAACTCTGAAAGACTCAAAATTACGGACGTCTGGCTATATCGAGACTTTTCTACTTGCTACGGTGACCTTTATAACTCCACGCAATAGATGGATAGGTGTACTTCTTTGGCATTTCTTAAGACTAGTTTACCATTAGATTATCGAATCATCGTGAGAAATCACCTGGAAAAATTTGTGATGGTACAATTCGACGCCATCCTTGAACCACGTGATTTCCGGCCTGGGTATGCCGGTGGCCATGCAGAAGAACGTTATTTTCCTGCCCAGCATGTAGTCCAGCTCGAAATGCGAGGCTTTCTGGATTTTGGCTCCCTGGAACAGGCCCGCACACCGTAAAACTGAATGTATAGTCTATCTACTACTGAATATATAGGTATTATACGAGTGGCGTCGTCAAATAACGGATACGCGCTTTAACTTTATTGGCATATCCGTCGAGCTGAATATTCAGTCTAAGCGTATATGGGCGACAGCCTGTACATCTGCAGCCAAACAAATGGAAGTTTATGACGGTCGGCGTGTCGCATTATAACTAATAGTTTTTAC is from Nasonia vitripennis strain AsymCx chromosome 1, Nvit_psr_1.1, whole genome shotgun sequence and encodes:
- the LOC100116266 gene encoding immunoglobulin domain-containing protein oig-4 isoform X1, with translation MKRCLGSAQLVGLAALVLLLMISIESAEAAKGGGGGRGRGRGGRGRMFGSRMPILIPNRNPGAVNYYENKDGAKIQKASHFELDYMLGRKITFFCMATGIPRPEITWFKDGVELYHHKFFQVHEWPMGNDTIKSKMEIDPATQKDAGYYECQADNQYAVDRRGFRTDYVMISY
- the LOC100116266 gene encoding immunoglobulin domain-containing protein oig-4 isoform X2, producing MLSWQGQMKRCLGSAQLVGLAALVLLLMISIESAEAAKGGGGGRGRGRGGRGRMFGSRMPILIPNRNPGAVNYYENKDGAKIQKASHFELDYMLGRKITFFCMATGIPRPEITWFKDGVELYHHKFFQVHEWPMGNDTIKSKMEIDPATQKDAGYYECQADNQYAVDRRGFRTDYVMISY